The Gadus chalcogrammus isolate NIFS_2021 chromosome 10, NIFS_Gcha_1.0, whole genome shotgun sequence genome contains a region encoding:
- the LOC130390634 gene encoding neuronal acetylcholine receptor subunit alpha-9-II codes for MHKMVPVILLLMMLLEVADSAQGRYAQKLLGDLMEDYSNALRPVEDTDKALNVTLQITLSQIKDMDERNQVLIAYLWIRLTWNDAYLKWNKEDYDGLEVIRIPSSLVWRPDLVLYNKADDDFSGPMDTNVVLRYNGEITWDAPAITKSSCVVDVSYFPFDSQECNLTFGSWTYNGNQVDIAMAMDGGDLSDFVENVEWECHGMPAHKNVIMYGCCSDPYPDITYTVLLQRRSSFYIFNLLLPCFLISFLAPLGFYLPADSGEKVSLGVTVLLALTVFQLMVAESMPPSESVPLIGKYYIATMTMITASTALSIFIMNIHFCSAEAKPVPQWAKVLIIGYMSKIFFVYEVGENCTSSPTSSSSHLQLDDHSPGPDPDRAGRKAGAGHGGHKEPNHSRHPRPQTPRAQHLPRGKPQHHIPREERDPLSCYEDPDRKLCCADEQKPPCCPEDQKPPCCPEDQKPPCCPEDQKPLPSLLLGPAVIFGPCVFCSHGDGIPGVEPKLVRNVEYIANCFREQRATCAKGAEWKKVAKVMDRFFMWIFFAMVFLMSILIMGRAP; via the exons ATGCACAAGATGGTCCCTGTGATCCTTTTGCTGATGATGCTTCTGGAAG TGGCCGATTCTGCCCAGGGACGCTACGCCCAGAAGCTTCTGGGAGACTTGATGGAGGACTACTCCAACGCTCTGCGGCCCGTGGAGGACACGGACAAGGCCCTCAACGTGACCCTGCAGATCACCCTCTCTCAGATCAAAGACATG GACGAGAGGAACCAGGTGCTCATCGCCTACCTGTGGATCAGGCTGACCTGGAACGATGCCTACCTCAAGTGGAACAAGGAGGACTACGACGGCCTGGAGGTGATCCGCATCCCCAGCAGTCTGGTGTGGAGGCCAGACCTGGTCCTCTATAACAA ggctGACGACGACTTCTCGGGCCCGATGGACACCAACGTGGTGCTGCGCTACAATGGAGAGATCACCTGGGATGCCCCGGCCATCACCAAGAGCTCCTGCGTGGTGGACGTCTCCTACTTCCCCTTCGACAGCCAGGAGTGCAACCTCACTTTCGGGTCCTGGACCTACAACGGGAACCAG GTGGACATCGCCATGGCGATGGACGGCGGCGACCTGTCGGACTTCGTGGAGAACGTGGAGTGGGAGTGCCACGGCATGCCGGCCCACAAGAACGTCATCATGTACGGCTGCTGCTCCGACCCCTACCCGGACATCACCTACACCGTGCTGCTGCAGAGACGCTCCTCCTTCTACATCTTCaacctgctgctgccctgcttcctcatctccttcctGGCGCCGCTGGGCTTCTACCTGCCCGCCGACTCCGGGGAGAAGGTGTCCCTGGGCGTCACCGTGCTGCTGGCGCTCACCGTCTTCCAGCTCATGGTGGCCGAGAGCATGCCGCCTTCGGAGAGCGTGCCGCTCATTG GAAAGTACTACATCGCCACCATGACCATGATCACCGCGTCCACGGCGCTCAGCATCTTCATCATGAACATCCACTTCTGCAGCGCTGAGGCCAAGCCCGTCCCACAGTGGGCCAAAGTCCTCATCATCGGCTACATGTCCAAGATCTTCTTCGTCTATGAGGTCGGCGAGAACTGCACCTCctcgcccacctcctcctcctcccacctccagcTCGACGATCACAGCCCGGGCCCCGACCCCGACCGGGCGGGCCGTAAGGCCGGGGCCGGCCACGGGGGTCACAAGGAGCCCAATCACTCCCGGCACCCCAGACCCCAGACGCCAAGGGCCCAACACCTCCCCCGGGGGAAGCCCCAGCACCACATCCCCCGGGAGGAGAGGGACCCCCTGTCCTGCTACGAGGACCCCGACCGCAAGCTCTGCTGCGCGGACGAGCAGAAGCCCCCCTGTTGCCCCGAGGACCAGAAGCCCCCCTGCTGCCCCGAGGACCAGAAGCCCCCCTGCTGCCCCGAGGACCAGAAGCCCCTCCCTTCCCTGCTCCTGGGCCCCGCCGTGATCTTTGGCCCCTGCGTGTTCTGTAGTCATGGCGACGGCATCCCGGGGGTGGAGCCCAAACTGGTGCGCAACGTGGAGTACATCGCCAACTGCTTCCGCGAGCAGCGGGCCACGTGCGCTAAGGGGGCCGAGTGGAAGAAGGTGGCCAAGGTCATGGACCGCTTCTTCATGTGGATCTTCTTCGCCATGGTCTTCCTCATGAGCATCCTCATTATGGGCAGGGCGCCGTGA